One Mangrovimonas cancribranchiae DNA segment encodes these proteins:
- a CDS encoding phytase produces the protein MKKTIILSALSLIILSCGNNLPEITPTLKTNKVPHDSDDPAIWVNSKNPEKSIVFGTDKDEINGGVYAFDLEGKIIKEKSLTGISYPNNVDVEYGFKLTDSTQTDIMIFTEREKHQVRVYSIPDMTPLDNGGFKVFTDENNVEMKRPMGVSIYKNPRNGEVSYFVSRKEGPTQGYLYQYGLTSDTTGVHATLLRKIGAFSGKKEIEAIAVDDELGYVYYSDEGVGVRKYYADSKKGDEELAMFGGEYFKDDIEGIAIAKYNDGEGALIVSNQQDGSFNLFSRKDNSYIKTLNLGTLETDGCEVVTKPLGAKFPNGLFVSMNDEQDFFYHAVDSLQLSK, from the coding sequence ATGAAAAAAACAATAATTTTAAGTGCCCTTTCGCTAATAATATTGTCTTGCGGAAATAACTTACCAGAAATAACTCCAACGTTAAAAACCAATAAAGTACCACACGATAGCGACGATCCAGCTATTTGGGTAAATAGTAAAAACCCAGAAAAAAGTATCGTTTTTGGTACCGATAAAGACGAGATAAATGGTGGAGTTTATGCTTTTGATTTAGAAGGAAAAATCATTAAAGAGAAAAGCTTAACAGGAATTAGTTATCCAAATAATGTAGATGTTGAATACGGTTTTAAGCTAACCGATTCGACACAAACAGATATTATGATATTTACCGAAAGGGAAAAGCATCAGGTTCGCGTGTATTCAATACCAGATATGACACCGTTAGACAATGGTGGATTTAAAGTATTTACCGATGAAAACAATGTGGAAATGAAACGACCAATGGGAGTTTCCATCTATAAAAACCCAAGAAATGGTGAGGTCTCTTATTTTGTCAGTAGAAAAGAAGGACCAACCCAAGGCTATTTATATCAATATGGGTTAACCTCAGATACAACAGGTGTTCATGCAACGCTTTTAAGAAAGATAGGTGCATTTAGTGGAAAAAAAGAAATTGAAGCCATTGCGGTAGATGATGAATTAGGCTATGTGTATTACTCAGATGAAGGTGTTGGTGTTAGAAAATACTATGCCGATTCTAAAAAAGGCGATGAAGAACTTGCCATGTTTGGAGGTGAGTATTTTAAAGACGATATAGAAGGTATTGCTATAGCAAAGTATAATGATGGAGAAGGTGCTTTAATTGTATCTAATCAACAAGACGGTTCCTTTAATTTGTTTAGCAGAAAAGACAATAGTTACATAAAAACGTTAAACCTAGGAACTCTAGAAACAGATGGTTGCGAGGTAGTAACAAAACCATTAGGCGCAAAATTTCCAAACGGATTATTTGTTTCTATGAACGACGAACAAGACTTTTTCTATCATGCAGTTGACTCATTACAGTTGAGTAAATAA
- the ahcY gene encoding adenosylhomocysteinase, with product MSTKTIPYVPYKVKDISLADWGRKEIELAEAEMPGLMSLREEYGAQQPLKGARIAGCLHMTIQTAVLIETLVALGAEVTWSSCNIFSTQDHAAAAIAAAGIPVYAWKGMTEEEFDWCIEQTLFFGEDRQPLNMILDDGGDLTNMVLDQYPELATAIKGLSEETTTGVHRLYERMENGTLPMPAINVNDSVTKSKFDNKYGCRESAVDAIRRATDLMLAGKRVVVCGYGDVGKGTAASFKGAGSIVTVTEIDPICALQAAMDGFEVKKLETVVGNADVVITTTGNKDIVRSEHFKAMKDKTIVCNIGHFDNEIQMSWLNENYGNTKDTIKPQVDKYTIDGNDIIVLAEGRLVNLGCATGHPSFVMSNSFTNQTLAQIELWNHSDKYENEVYMLPKHLDEKVAKLHLEKIGVELTELKPDQAKYIGVEVEGPFKPEHYRY from the coding sequence ATGAGTACAAAAACGATTCCTTACGTACCATATAAGGTAAAAGACATTTCTTTGGCCGATTGGGGAAGAAAAGAAATTGAACTAGCCGAAGCAGAAATGCCAGGTTTAATGAGCCTTCGTGAAGAATATGGCGCACAACAACCTTTAAAAGGTGCTAGAATAGCTGGTTGTTTACATATGACTATTCAAACAGCAGTATTAATTGAAACTTTAGTTGCTCTTGGCGCCGAAGTAACTTGGAGCTCTTGCAATATATTCTCAACACAAGACCATGCTGCTGCAGCTATTGCTGCCGCTGGTATTCCAGTATATGCATGGAAAGGCATGACCGAAGAAGAATTTGATTGGTGTATTGAACAAACCTTATTCTTTGGCGAAGACAGACAACCTTTAAACATGATTTTAGATGACGGTGGTGATTTAACGAATATGGTTTTAGACCAATATCCAGAGTTAGCTACTGCCATTAAAGGACTTTCTGAAGAAACTACAACAGGCGTTCACCGTTTATACGAGCGCATGGAAAATGGCACATTACCTATGCCAGCTATTAATGTAAACGACTCGGTAACTAAATCTAAATTTGACAACAAATACGGTTGTCGTGAAAGTGCTGTAGATGCCATACGTCGTGCAACTGACTTGATGTTAGCCGGAAAGCGCGTTGTGGTTTGTGGTTATGGCGATGTTGGTAAAGGTACTGCAGCCTCTTTTAAAGGCGCAGGAAGTATTGTAACCGTAACCGAGATTGACCCAATTTGTGCACTACAAGCTGCTATGGATGGTTTTGAAGTGAAAAAGCTAGAAACTGTTGTAGGTAACGCTGATGTTGTGATTACAACCACTGGAAATAAAGACATTGTACGTTCAGAGCACTTTAAAGCTATGAAAGACAAAACTATAGTTTGTAATATTGGGCATTTTGATAATGAAATACAAATGTCTTGGCTAAACGAAAACTATGGTAATACAAAAGACACTATCAAGCCACAAGTAGATAAATATACTATTGACGGTAATGATATTATTGTTTTAGCCGAAGGTCGTTTAGTAAACTTAGGTTGCGCAACTGGCCATCCAAGTTTTGTAATGAGTAACTCGTTTACAAACCAAACGTTAGCACAAATAGAACTTTGGAATCATTCTGATAAATATGAAAACGAAGTTTATATGCTACCAAAACATTTAGATGAAAAAGTAGCTAAATTACACTTAGAGAAAATTGGTGTAGAGCTTACCGAGTTAAAACCAGATCAAGCTAAGTATATTGGTGTAGAAGTTGAAGGGCCTTTTAAACCAGAGCACTATAGATACTAA
- a CDS encoding 4'-phosphopantetheinyl transferase superfamily protein — MPLYKTLTPNAQTTVKIWKITESYDELIAPITLKPQNMQRVLGMKSELHQRGFLSVRHLLAEFGYTDDDLFYDENGKPHLKDGKHISITHSFTFSGVVVSEDVVGIDIEKQRDKIGVIAHKFMGYEFEYLNKRDVDYINKLTVVWCIKESLYKLFATPGLSFLKHTLVIPFTIEEASTVSWIDYNNKKHRYQAEFLEFEGFTCAYVMP; from the coding sequence ATGCCACTATATAAAACACTTACTCCAAATGCACAAACAACTGTTAAAATTTGGAAGATTACCGAATCTTATGATGAGTTAATAGCTCCAATTACTTTAAAGCCTCAAAACATGCAACGTGTTTTAGGTATGAAAAGTGAATTGCACCAACGCGGGTTTTTAAGTGTGAGACATTTATTAGCAGAGTTTGGGTATACCGATGACGATTTGTTTTACGATGAAAACGGGAAACCACATTTAAAAGATGGAAAACATATTTCTATAACACATTCTTTTACGTTTTCAGGAGTGGTTGTTAGTGAAGATGTGGTGGGAATAGATATCGAAAAACAGCGGGATAAAATAGGTGTGATTGCCCATAAGTTTATGGGCTACGAGTTTGAGTATTTAAACAAACGAGATGTAGATTATATAAATAAACTTACCGTGGTTTGGTGTATTAAAGAGTCGTTGTACAAATTGTTTGCTACACCAGGATTAAGCTTTTTAAAACATACGTTAGTTATTCCGTTTACTATAGAAGAAGCTTCCACGGTTTCTTGGATAGATTATAATAACAAAAAACACCGTTATCAAGCCGAATTTTTAGAGTTTGAAGGTTTTACTTGCGCTTATGTTATGCCTTAA
- a CDS encoding geranylgeranylglyceryl/heptaprenylglyceryl phosphate synthase — protein sequence MKTLYKDILQAMLEDEKLLAVLIDPDKMKLDHVELFVKKVNISLATHIFVGGSTVEANATDVLVTKIKQFTTLPVILFPGDVTQITNKADGLLFLSLLSGRNPEYLIDKQIASVSKLRKSTLEIIPTGYILIENGKQTAVQRVTATKPLPRNDIQKIIDTAKAGEYMGKQLIYLEAGSGAIQPISEDIISKVKQELSIPLIVGGGIKTKKQLQLAYDSGADLVVIGTAFEDDESFFNDLKRNAIATT from the coding sequence ATGAAAACACTTTATAAAGACATATTACAAGCAATGCTAGAAGATGAAAAACTTTTAGCTGTTTTAATAGATCCTGACAAAATGAAATTGGACCATGTAGAGCTGTTTGTTAAAAAAGTAAATATCTCTCTGGCAACGCATATTTTTGTTGGCGGTAGCACAGTTGAAGCCAATGCGACGGATGTTTTAGTAACTAAAATAAAGCAGTTTACTACATTGCCTGTTATATTATTTCCAGGAGATGTCACGCAAATAACCAATAAAGCAGATGGGTTGTTGTTTTTAAGTTTATTATCTGGAAGAAATCCAGAATATTTAATCGATAAGCAAATAGCTTCGGTTTCTAAATTACGAAAGTCAACACTAGAAATTATTCCAACAGGCTACATTTTAATAGAAAATGGTAAGCAAACAGCTGTTCAACGCGTAACAGCTACAAAGCCATTGCCAAGAAATGATATCCAAAAAATTATAGATACAGCCAAAGCTGGAGAATATATGGGGAAGCAACTTATATATTTAGAAGCAGGAAGTGGCGCCATTCAACCTATTTCCGAAGATATTATCTCAAAGGTAAAGCAAGAATTAAGCATACCATTAATTGTTGGTGGTGGTATTAAAACCAAAAAACAACTACAATTGGCTTACGATTCTGGAGCAGATTTAGTGGTTATAGGAACTGCTTTTGAAGACGATGAATCGTTTTTTAACGATTTAAAAAGAAACGCAATAGCCACAACGTAA
- a CDS encoding thiamine-binding protein: MKISVELTLTPIQDDYEPSIIHFIKKLRASNLNVLENPLSTQVYGDYDEVMKVLTTEIKEAFELVERGLLYMKIVKSDRHDYEPHF, translated from the coding sequence ATGAAAATATCAGTAGAATTAACACTTACGCCAATCCAAGATGATTATGAGCCATCCATCATCCATTTTATAAAAAAATTAAGAGCGTCTAATTTAAACGTGTTAGAAAATCCTTTAAGTACACAAGTTTATGGCGATTATGATGAGGTTATGAAAGTGCTTACAACAGAAATTAAAGAAGCTTTCGAATTGGTAGAACGCGGTTTGTTATATATGAAAATCGTAAAATCTGATAGACACGATTATGAGCCACATTTTTGA
- the pnuC gene encoding nicotinamide riboside transporter PnuC, producing the protein MSHIFDWLFAQYQGVDTHLIVLEFIGVFFGFLSVWYSKQENILVYPTGIISTAIFVYILWVYGLLGDMFINAYYFSMSIYGWYFWTRKDANNNEVPVTKATKKEHLWSVLIFIATILFVVIIYKFNNKFDTWTAYVDTVTTAIFFVGMWLMAKKKLENWTYWIIGDIISVPLYFYKGLVFTSFQYFLFTIIAIYGFRAWKKSLNNTPQTV; encoded by the coding sequence ATGAGCCACATTTTTGATTGGTTATTTGCACAATACCAAGGTGTTGATACACACTTAATCGTCTTAGAATTCATAGGGGTCTTTTTTGGTTTTTTAAGCGTTTGGTATTCAAAACAAGAAAATATACTGGTGTATCCAACAGGTATTATAAGTACCGCCATTTTTGTTTATATACTTTGGGTTTATGGCCTTTTAGGCGATATGTTTATTAATGCCTATTACTTTTCTATGAGTATTTATGGTTGGTATTTTTGGACAAGAAAAGATGCTAATAACAATGAGGTTCCTGTTACCAAAGCCACAAAAAAAGAACATTTATGGAGTGTGCTTATTTTTATAGCCACCATACTTTTTGTGGTGATAATTTATAAATTCAATAATAAATTCGATACTTGGACAGCTTATGTAGATACAGTTACAACAGCTATATTTTTTGTTGGAATGTGGCTTATGGCCAAAAAGAAATTAGAAAACTGGACCTATTGGATTATTGGAGATATCATATCGGTGCCTTTATATTTTTACAAAGGATTAGTATTTACTTCGTTTCAATATTTTTTGTTTACTATTATAGCTATTTACGGATTTAGAGCATGGAAGAAAAGCTTAAACAACACACCACAAACTGTATAA
- a CDS encoding ATP-binding protein, translating to MEEKLKQHTTNCIKVVLFGPESTGKTTLSKQLARHYNSVWVPEYAREYLQNKWNEERKTCEPEDLLPIAVGQMALENELATKTDSVLICDTDLLETKVYSEAYYSGSCDPLLEKYALKNTYHIYFLTYIDIPWEKDDLRDKPNERERMFKAFENALKKYNRPYVLLKGSKTERLQIAVNHIDELLKNNV from the coding sequence ATGGAAGAAAAGCTTAAACAACACACCACAAACTGTATAAAAGTTGTTTTATTTGGTCCTGAAAGTACAGGAAAAACAACATTGTCTAAACAATTAGCTAGGCATTATAATTCTGTTTGGGTGCCAGAATACGCACGTGAATATCTTCAAAATAAATGGAATGAAGAACGCAAAACATGCGAGCCAGAGGACTTGTTACCCATAGCTGTTGGGCAAATGGCGTTAGAAAATGAATTAGCAACAAAAACAGACTCGGTGTTGATTTGTGATACCGATTTGTTAGAAACTAAAGTCTATTCCGAAGCGTATTATTCAGGGAGTTGCGATCCTTTATTAGAAAAATATGCGCTTAAAAACACCTATCATATATACTTTTTAACGTATATTGATATTCCTTGGGAAAAGGACGATTTGCGAGATAAACCTAACGAGCGTGAACGCATGTTTAAAGCCTTTGAAAATGCTTTAAAAAAGTATAACCGCCCTTATGTTTTACTAAAAGGAAGTAAAACCGAACGTTTACAAATAGCCGTAAATCATATTGATGAACTACTAAAAAATAATGTATGA
- a CDS encoding DUF4301 family protein, with protein sequence MNFSKQDVQQIKNKGLTVDKVKNQLQIFKTGLPPTKLKAAATIGHGIVKVSEEEKQQHINFFSEHKDAFNIQKFVPASGAATRMFKFLFQFLEEFNPEEDDFKAYMQNNPNVKTFAEGLQNFPFYDTVVSKIDNYDALDLKSKTYHFANVLLNDTMLNFGAFPKGLLPFHKYKNAIRTPLEEHLLESSKYASSNGKANLHFTISPKHESKFKTELETVSVAVQKKTGVTFNVTFSFQKEATDTIAVNIDNTPFRLEDDSMLFRPGGHGALIENLNDLNADLVFVKNIDNVVVDTYEDEVADYKKMLAGMLLELQKQVFSFAKAIDNDSLTDLTEVEVFLVNKLNVVFTGAYKALSTSKKLETLKNHLNKPIRVCGMVKNEDEPGGGPFWTENSKGKISLQIVESAQMNIEEKLQYEISQNATHFNPVDLVCGLKNYKGETYDLTNFVDEDAAFITQKTREGKPLKALERPGLWNGAMANWNTIFVEVPLITFNPVKTVNDLLKPTHQPHV encoded by the coding sequence ATGAATTTTTCCAAACAGGATGTTCAACAAATAAAAAACAAAGGACTTACAGTTGATAAGGTAAAAAACCAACTACAAATTTTTAAAACTGGCTTACCACCAACAAAACTAAAAGCAGCTGCAACAATTGGCCATGGAATTGTAAAAGTTTCAGAAGAAGAAAAACAACAACACATCAATTTTTTCTCTGAACATAAAGATGCTTTTAATATTCAAAAATTTGTACCAGCCTCTGGAGCTGCAACACGAATGTTTAAGTTCTTGTTTCAGTTTTTAGAAGAATTTAACCCAGAGGAAGATGACTTTAAAGCTTATATGCAAAACAATCCTAATGTAAAAACTTTTGCTGAAGGATTACAAAACTTTCCTTTTTATGATACCGTAGTTTCTAAAATAGACAATTACGATGCATTAGACTTAAAAAGTAAAACATACCATTTTGCAAATGTGCTTTTAAACGATACCATGTTAAACTTTGGGGCTTTTCCTAAAGGATTGTTGCCTTTTCATAAGTACAAAAATGCGATAAGAACACCTTTAGAAGAGCATTTGTTAGAGTCTTCAAAATATGCCTCATCAAATGGAAAAGCTAATCTGCATTTTACCATTTCGCCTAAACACGAAAGCAAATTTAAAACGGAGCTAGAGACTGTTTCAGTCGCGGTACAAAAGAAAACAGGTGTTACTTTTAATGTTACATTTTCATTCCAGAAAGAAGCGACCGATACCATTGCCGTAAACATAGATAATACACCATTTCGATTAGAAGATGACTCTATGTTATTTAGACCTGGTGGTCATGGTGCACTCATAGAAAATCTAAACGATTTAAATGCCGATTTAGTATTTGTGAAAAACATTGATAATGTTGTTGTTGATACTTATGAAGATGAAGTTGCCGATTACAAAAAAATGTTAGCAGGCATGTTGCTTGAACTACAAAAACAAGTATTTTCGTTTGCAAAAGCTATTGATAATGATAGTTTAACGGATTTAACAGAAGTAGAAGTTTTTTTAGTCAATAAATTAAATGTTGTATTTACAGGGGCATATAAAGCATTATCAACTTCTAAAAAGTTAGAGACTTTAAAAAACCATTTAAATAAACCTATACGCGTTTGTGGAATGGTAAAAAATGAAGATGAACCTGGCGGTGGACCATTTTGGACAGAAAATAGTAAAGGAAAAATATCCTTGCAGATTGTGGAATCCGCTCAAATGAATATTGAAGAAAAATTACAATATGAAATTTCACAAAATGCGACTCATTTTAATCCCGTAGATTTAGTTTGTGGTTTAAAGAATTACAAAGGTGAAACTTACGATTTAACTAATTTTGTTGATGAAGATGCAGCTTTCATTACACAAAAAACAAGAGAAGGGAAACCTTTAAAAGCCCTTGAACGTCCAGGATTATGGAATGGCGCTATGGCCAATTGGAATACTATTTTTGTTGAAGTGCCTTTAATTACATTTAATCCTGTAAAAACGGTAAACGATCTTTTAAAGCCAACACATCAACCTCATGTTTGA
- the arfB gene encoding alternative ribosome rescue aminoacyl-tRNA hydrolase ArfB: protein MFDVEALIKELDFKAIKSSGAGGQHVNKTASKVELHFNILNSQVFNQSQKELLCKNLNNRLTKEQVLILQCGESRSQHKNKDLVITRFLELIKEGLKKPKPRKKTKIPKAVKQKRLKNKKQQSEKKANRKPPKLP from the coding sequence ATGTTTGATGTAGAAGCACTTATAAAAGAACTCGATTTTAAGGCTATAAAAAGCTCTGGTGCTGGAGGACAACATGTAAACAAAACAGCATCGAAAGTAGAATTGCATTTCAATATTTTAAACTCTCAAGTATTTAACCAATCGCAAAAGGAATTACTTTGTAAAAACTTAAATAACCGGTTGACAAAAGAGCAGGTTTTAATCCTACAATGTGGCGAAAGTAGAAGCCAACATAAAAATAAGGACCTTGTAATAACACGGTTTTTAGAGCTTATAAAAGAGGGTTTAAAAAAGCCAAAACCGCGAAAAAAAACAAAAATTCCTAAGGCAGTAAAACAAAAACGTCTTAAAAATAAGAAGCAACAGTCTGAAAAGAAAGCTAATAGGAAACCACCTAAATTACCGTAA